In one Massilia endophytica genomic region, the following are encoded:
- a CDS encoding putative bifunctional diguanylate cyclase/phosphodiesterase yields the protein MYYFRNHLLRPLASLSWKVRIRVFAGLLAACILAVGIGGAVALVYVSQVLQMQYGGARHRCEVAAAARVAVVALDRAHARLLLATEPEQQRLEAIAAIRAAAQLEDGLNELERAIPVDSRLRRLNEMQRELVAQRIVLIETIKARQPLTARDIVARMAPSVRQIEALVVGVADDQKAIVVASELHARRVAELAVAALVTFTLTTLALAGVTAGLFVRLLGRFVNRLRTSERNLRSHNQVLEMLTTGAELDKILQAICTMVRRETGARQCRIVLADSGPMPLLPGIAVFGRDSRTVAWIDLDPHEHSPARQRLRAAARLTALAIERAKVLEEQELAALVYRNSSQAMIVTDGLGNIIAVNPAFVAVTGYGTDEVIGRNARLLGSGRHNVAFFSTLWSALEQDGSWKGEMWNRHRDGTIYPASFSINSIRSSDPRATRYVALFSDVSTRKAAEDLIWRQANFDYLTGLANRKQLHERLQEELGRAERTGTTLALLLLDLDGFKDINDTLGHDRGDLLLRQASDRIAKCVSPSDLVARLGGDEFTVLLTGAGSEGSIAQRADAIRRCLAQPYILADESVYVSASIGITLFPRDGDTIHAVLRNADQAMYAAKAQGRDRVNFFEPHMEAAVRQRMELTQALRTAFTNDELTLHYQPIVELATGAATKAEALLRWHCPQRGWVSPAAAIAAAEQGRLISDIGNWVFLRAAQQAMHMRHAGLCHFQVSVNVSPVQFAAADELLEQWPAALQQLSLPGEAVAVEITEGLLLDASPTVRARLDRLRAAGMAVSIDDFGTGYSSLSYLSKFPLDYVKIDQSFVSELAPGNATLAVCEAVIVMAHKLGLKVIAEGIETAEQMRLLAAAGCDYGQGYWFARPMPAADLEDWLQARLSAAPAAQPGALPADGGPQSPTLLFDYR from the coding sequence ATGTACTACTTTCGTAACCACCTTCTTCGTCCGTTGGCCAGCCTCAGCTGGAAAGTGCGGATCCGTGTGTTCGCCGGCCTGCTCGCAGCCTGCATACTCGCTGTGGGCATCGGCGGCGCCGTCGCGCTGGTCTATGTAAGCCAAGTATTGCAAATGCAATATGGAGGCGCCCGCCACCGTTGCGAGGTCGCAGCGGCAGCTCGTGTCGCGGTAGTCGCACTGGACCGTGCACATGCCCGGCTGCTGCTGGCCACGGAACCTGAGCAGCAACGCCTTGAAGCCATCGCTGCAATCCGGGCGGCCGCCCAACTTGAAGACGGACTGAATGAACTTGAACGGGCCATTCCGGTTGATTCCCGGCTGCGTCGGCTGAACGAAATGCAGCGTGAGTTGGTGGCGCAACGGATTGTATTGATCGAGACCATCAAGGCCCGTCAGCCCTTGACTGCGCGCGATATCGTCGCCCGGATGGCGCCGTCAGTTCGCCAGATTGAGGCTTTGGTGGTGGGCGTCGCCGATGATCAGAAGGCCATCGTGGTGGCCAGCGAGCTTCATGCCCGCCGGGTGGCCGAGCTGGCGGTAGCGGCATTAGTCACCTTCACGTTGACCACCCTGGCGCTGGCCGGTGTCACCGCCGGCCTGTTCGTCCGCCTGCTCGGTCGCTTTGTCAACCGCCTGCGAACAAGCGAACGCAACCTGCGCTCGCACAACCAGGTGCTGGAAATGCTGACCACTGGCGCGGAGCTCGACAAGATATTGCAGGCGATCTGCACGATGGTGCGCCGGGAAACCGGCGCGCGCCAGTGCCGGATTGTCCTGGCGGACAGCGGGCCAATGCCACTGCTGCCGGGCATAGCCGTGTTCGGCAGAGACAGCCGCACCGTTGCGTGGATCGACCTCGATCCGCACGAGCACAGCCCCGCACGGCAGCGGCTGCGCGCCGCTGCCCGCCTGACGGCCCTGGCCATCGAGCGGGCCAAGGTACTAGAAGAACAGGAGCTTGCCGCGCTGGTCTACCGAAACAGCAGCCAGGCGATGATCGTCACGGACGGTCTTGGCAATATCATCGCTGTGAATCCGGCGTTCGTGGCCGTCACAGGCTATGGCACCGATGAGGTTATTGGGCGCAACGCCCGTCTGCTCGGCTCCGGCAGGCACAACGTCGCATTCTTCTCGACACTGTGGTCTGCGCTGGAGCAGGACGGCAGCTGGAAAGGCGAGATGTGGAACAGACACCGCGACGGGACGATCTACCCGGCTTCCTTTTCAATCAACTCCATCCGTTCCAGCGATCCGCGCGCCACGCGTTACGTCGCCTTGTTTTCAGACGTCAGCACCAGGAAGGCAGCGGAGGATCTCATCTGGCGCCAGGCCAATTTCGACTACTTGACCGGGCTCGCCAACCGCAAGCAGCTGCATGAACGGCTGCAGGAGGAACTGGGGCGCGCCGAGCGGACCGGGACCACACTGGCACTGCTGCTGCTGGACCTGGACGGCTTCAAGGACATCAACGACACCCTCGGACACGACCGTGGCGACCTGCTGCTGCGCCAGGCATCCGACCGGATTGCCAAGTGCGTTTCCCCCAGCGATCTGGTGGCGCGGCTCGGCGGCGACGAATTCACCGTCCTGCTGACCGGCGCGGGTAGCGAGGGCAGCATCGCGCAGCGCGCCGACGCCATCCGTCGATGCCTGGCGCAACCGTACATCCTGGCGGACGAGAGCGTGTACGTTTCAGCCAGCATCGGCATCACGCTCTTCCCGCGGGACGGCGACACCATTCATGCCGTTCTGCGGAATGCGGACCAGGCCATGTATGCGGCGAAGGCCCAGGGCCGCGATCGCGTCAATTTCTTTGAACCGCACATGGAGGCGGCCGTACGTCAACGTATGGAATTGACGCAAGCGCTCCGCACTGCTTTCACGAACGATGAGTTGACGCTGCATTATCAACCCATTGTCGAACTGGCGACCGGCGCTGCAACCAAGGCGGAAGCCTTACTGCGCTGGCACTGCCCGCAACGCGGCTGGGTCAGTCCAGCCGCTGCCATCGCGGCTGCCGAGCAGGGCCGCCTGATCTCCGATATCGGCAACTGGGTCTTTCTTCGCGCAGCACAGCAAGCAATGCATATGCGCCACGCAGGCCTGTGCCACTTCCAAGTCAGCGTCAATGTCTCTCCTGTGCAGTTTGCTGCTGCCGACGAGCTCCTGGAGCAATGGCCGGCCGCGCTGCAACAGCTTTCCCTGCCTGGCGAGGCGGTGGCCGTCGAGATCACGGAGGGCTTGCTGCTGGACGCCAGCCCTACCGTACGCGCCAGGCTGGACAGGCTGCGGGCGGCAGGCATGGCAGTTTCCATCGATGACTTCGGAACCGGCTACTCGTCCCTGTCCTACTTGAGCAAGTTTCCCCTCGATTATGTGAAGATCGACCAGTCCTTCGTCAGCGAACTCGCGCCAGGCAACGCCACACTGGCGGTTTGCGAAGCGGTGATCGTTATGGCTCACAAGCTCGGGCTCAAGGTGATTGCCGAGGGCATCGAAACTGCGGAGCAGATGCGCCTGCTGGCAGCGGCCGGATGCGACTACGGTCAAGGCTACTGGTTTGCCCGGCCCATGCCTGCCGCCGACCTGGAGGACTGGCTGCAAGCGCGACTGAGCGCTGCCCCGGCCGCCCAGCCAGGGGCGCTCCCTGCCGATGGAGGGCCCCAAAGCCCGACCTTACTCTTTGATTACCGTTAG
- a CDS encoding response regulator, whose product MFFDKQKLEQSRAPELPAGDRYTIMIIDDKDANLAVMTAVLRPHYHLVEARDGQEALTILERMAEREQLACIISDQRMPGLSGVELLEKVHALLPHTTRIIVSGYIDVDAVVDSINKAEIHRFIAKPFDAHEFLSAVRRAVTQFERQRTATVEHAAREQEVQQLSAALRAAEARIAQLEGSASPSRPSS is encoded by the coding sequence ATGTTCTTCGACAAGCAAAAACTGGAGCAGTCCCGTGCGCCGGAACTCCCGGCAGGGGACCGCTACACCATTATGATTATCGATGACAAGGACGCCAACCTGGCGGTCATGACAGCAGTGCTGCGCCCGCACTACCACCTGGTGGAAGCGCGGGACGGCCAGGAAGCACTGACCATCCTCGAACGCATGGCGGAGCGCGAGCAGCTGGCATGCATCATCAGCGACCAGCGCATGCCCGGGCTGAGCGGCGTCGAACTCCTGGAAAAGGTGCACGCCCTGCTGCCACACACGACACGCATCATTGTGAGTGGTTACATCGATGTGGACGCCGTCGTCGATTCGATCAACAAAGCTGAAATCCACCGCTTTATTGCAAAGCCGTTCGACGCACATGAATTCTTGTCCGCCGTGAGACGGGCCGTCACGCAGTTCGAACGACAGCGCACCGCCACGGTGGAACACGCAGCCCGCGAGCAGGAAGTGCAGCAGCTGAGCGCTGCCTTGCGTGCAGCCGAGGCACGCATCGCCCAGCTGGAAGGCAGCGCCAGCCCTTCGCGGCCGTCCTCCTGA
- a CDS encoding BTAD domain-containing putative transcriptional regulator has protein sequence MAAAFPFPRRILHQYRHGMVMKAQPHQGMQQAQSAAAPIRYAKLERPRVHDALPRERLFALLDEARPHSPVIWITSPPGAGKSTLAASYLAHAQPPSSVWYQVDQSDADPATFFFFLGAALQAGPQAIAWTSPAPDRDLRHAARLFFRDLYARMPAGSIMVLDNVQELACQADSQLLDILIGEVPAALTLLLLSREAPPLRMARLEIAGTMRTVGWEDLRLDQHEVRQIVQLKNDADPQQRAWLDLVDGWVAGVVLLKNLSKAGAAAPHLPSREAVFRYFAGEILERMPPAWQRLLLLLSCLPGVSAADAERLTGDAAAPKLLSQLYHNRLFVDRRGSAHQTYHFHALFREFLQLEAKQRLAPGERARLLERAADILDDQGRTDEAAQLYLEARSPDGLCRLLLRRAQFMLAAGRGQSWREWMSCLPADQADSEPWLLYWHGVSLHHVATRRGRDILLRAEEAFRLRGDRPAQLQAVAAIIDSYDLEWGEVGSLAHWIDALAEGLASLPPDALDAPVALRLHSRLLLAVLIAAPNSALLTEAASNTLRLVHQVSDPTELLAAGSILLRYHDWADDGDTAQRLVAELGQIAADDAVSPFHRLWWYSNVTRWHNKDGNYREARETTGAVKRIVGNLNLDPLLFQFLEAHHLLGSRDLPAARALLDQMRPAVASARPTELANLSLLEAQWRALAGDPVGALHSAKEALQQAEHARLAPIDLARFTSFLANCHVVAGEAAEAEACYARAAQHAHGFDGLLVKEWRQFAQAYQLERTGQRAAARTVLQAAFSAHRARQATTLFDTCPPLAAALAAQALLASIEVAHVQNLIVRQQLRAPHRLIANWPWPVAVRTLGKFEISLHGQPVTWQGKAQQRPLALLKVLLAAGETGKPQQAIAGHLWPDVDDPKSALSVTVHRLRKLLGNDAAVLVHAGRIVLNPTEVWSDLDAMLPLCDRIDGLEAGVPQSELAELAIGLLELYRGQFCDGDEDSWLAAARDRSRNRFLAAVGHLGQRLEATAQWGTAHQLYLQAMQAEPLAEATYRGLMRCAHAQHDPAAAFSLYRRCRDTLSIVLGRKPSEDTERLAVELGLRS, from the coding sequence ATGGCCGCCGCGTTTCCGTTTCCTCGCAGGATACTGCACCAATATCGGCATGGGATGGTCATGAAGGCACAACCACACCAGGGCATGCAACAAGCACAATCGGCCGCTGCGCCGATACGCTACGCCAAACTGGAGCGCCCGCGCGTGCACGACGCGCTACCGAGGGAACGCCTGTTCGCGCTCCTTGATGAGGCTCGCCCGCACAGTCCGGTCATCTGGATCACGTCACCGCCCGGGGCGGGAAAATCCACTCTGGCGGCCAGCTATTTGGCCCATGCACAGCCTCCCTCTTCGGTGTGGTACCAGGTCGACCAGAGCGACGCCGACCCGGCCACCTTCTTTTTTTTTCTCGGCGCCGCGCTTCAGGCGGGCCCGCAAGCCATTGCCTGGACCTCGCCTGCCCCCGATCGCGACCTGCGCCATGCTGCGCGGCTGTTTTTCCGGGACCTGTATGCGCGAATGCCAGCGGGATCGATCATGGTCCTGGACAATGTTCAGGAGCTCGCCTGCCAAGCCGACAGCCAGCTGCTCGACATCCTGATCGGTGAGGTGCCGGCCGCCCTGACACTGCTCCTCCTGAGCCGGGAAGCCCCCCCGCTCCGCATGGCGCGCCTCGAAATCGCAGGCACCATGCGTACCGTCGGCTGGGAAGATTTGCGGCTGGACCAGCACGAAGTGCGCCAGATCGTTCAGCTGAAAAACGACGCCGATCCTCAGCAGCGGGCTTGGCTCGACCTGGTGGACGGCTGGGTCGCCGGGGTTGTCCTGCTGAAGAACCTGAGCAAGGCCGGCGCCGCAGCACCTCACCTGCCGAGCCGGGAAGCGGTGTTCCGCTACTTCGCCGGGGAGATCCTGGAACGCATGCCGCCGGCCTGGCAACGATTGCTGTTGTTGCTGTCGTGTTTGCCCGGCGTGTCAGCGGCAGACGCTGAACGCTTGACCGGCGATGCGGCCGCGCCGAAATTGCTGAGTCAGCTCTATCATAACCGTCTGTTCGTGGACCGCCGCGGGAGCGCCCACCAGACCTACCATTTCCACGCGTTGTTCCGCGAGTTCCTCCAGCTCGAGGCCAAACAACGGTTGGCGCCAGGCGAACGCGCGCGACTGCTCGAACGCGCAGCCGACATCCTGGACGACCAGGGTCGAACCGACGAGGCGGCGCAGCTGTATCTGGAAGCCCGGTCGCCGGACGGCCTGTGCCGCCTGCTGCTGCGGCGCGCCCAGTTCATGCTGGCGGCCGGCCGGGGCCAGAGCTGGCGGGAATGGATGAGCTGCCTGCCGGCGGACCAGGCTGATTCCGAACCCTGGTTACTGTACTGGCACGGCGTCTCGCTGCACCACGTGGCCACGCGGCGTGGCCGCGACATTCTCCTGCGCGCGGAAGAGGCTTTCCGCTTGCGCGGCGACCGGCCGGCGCAACTGCAAGCGGTGGCCGCAATCATTGACAGCTACGACCTCGAATGGGGAGAGGTGGGCAGCCTCGCCCACTGGATCGATGCCCTGGCTGAGGGCCTCGCAAGCTTGCCGCCGGACGCGCTCGATGCGCCGGTGGCGCTGCGGCTCCACTCGCGCTTGCTGCTCGCCGTCTTGATCGCGGCGCCGAACTCGGCGCTGTTGACCGAAGCGGCAAGCAACACCCTCCGCCTCGTCCATCAAGTCAGCGATCCGACCGAACTGCTCGCGGCCGGATCCATCCTCTTGCGCTACCATGACTGGGCTGATGACGGCGACACGGCGCAGCGCCTAGTTGCCGAATTGGGCCAGATCGCCGCTGACGACGCCGTCAGCCCGTTCCATCGCTTGTGGTGGTACTCGAACGTGACGCGTTGGCACAATAAGGATGGCAATTATCGTGAAGCCAGGGAGACCACCGGCGCGGTCAAACGCATCGTTGGCAATCTCAACCTCGATCCGCTGCTGTTTCAGTTTCTCGAAGCCCACCATCTCCTAGGCAGCCGCGACCTGCCCGCTGCGCGCGCACTGCTGGACCAGATGCGCCCTGCCGTGGCAAGCGCACGCCCGACCGAGCTCGCCAATCTGAGCCTTCTGGAGGCCCAGTGGCGGGCCTTGGCCGGCGATCCCGTGGGCGCCCTGCACAGCGCGAAAGAGGCCCTTCAGCAGGCCGAGCACGCCCGCCTTGCGCCAATCGACCTGGCCCGCTTTACGAGCTTCCTGGCCAATTGCCATGTAGTGGCGGGGGAAGCGGCTGAGGCCGAAGCCTGCTACGCGCGCGCCGCCCAGCATGCCCATGGATTCGATGGCTTGCTGGTCAAGGAATGGCGCCAGTTTGCCCAAGCCTACCAACTGGAGCGCACAGGGCAACGGGCGGCGGCGCGCACCGTGCTGCAGGCCGCCTTCAGTGCGCACCGTGCGCGCCAGGCCACGACTCTGTTCGACACCTGCCCGCCGCTGGCGGCCGCGCTGGCGGCCCAGGCCCTGCTGGCCAGCATTGAGGTTGCACATGTGCAAAACCTGATCGTGCGCCAGCAGCTGAGGGCGCCGCATCGGCTGATTGCCAATTGGCCGTGGCCGGTGGCCGTGCGCACCCTGGGCAAATTCGAAATCAGCCTTCATGGCCAGCCGGTCACATGGCAGGGCAAGGCTCAGCAAAGGCCTTTGGCCCTGCTGAAGGTCCTGCTGGCAGCGGGCGAAACCGGCAAGCCACAACAGGCCATTGCCGGCCATCTCTGGCCGGATGTGGACGATCCGAAATCAGCCCTGAGCGTCACCGTGCACCGCCTGCGCAAACTGCTCGGCAATGACGCGGCGGTCCTGGTCCACGCCGGCCGCATTGTGCTCAATCCCACCGAAGTCTGGTCCGACCTCGATGCCATGCTGCCGCTGTGCGACCGGATCGATGGCCTGGAGGCTGGCGTCCCCCAGTCCGAGCTGGCTGAACTGGCCATAGGCCTGCTTGAGCTCTACAGAGGGCAGTTCTGCGACGGCGACGAAGACAGCTGGCTGGCCGCGGCCCGCGACCGCAGCCGCAACCGGTTCCTGGCGGCCGTCGGCCATCTTGGACAACGCCTGGAAGCTACGGCCCAGTGGGGCACCGCCCACCAACTCTACTTGCAGGCAATGCAGGCCGAGCCACTGGCCGAAGCCACCTATCGGGGCCTGATGCGCTGCGCCCACGCCCAGCATGACCCAGCCGCTGCGTTCAGTCTGTACCGCCGGTGCCGCGACACCTTGTCAATCGTGCTGGGGCGCAAACCTTCCGAGGACACCGAGCGCCTTGCCGTCGAACTCGGCCTGAGGAGCTGA